A portion of the Eulemur rufifrons isolate Redbay chromosome 30, OSU_ERuf_1, whole genome shotgun sequence genome contains these proteins:
- the WAS gene encoding actin nucleation-promoting factor WAS: MSGGGRPGGRGGPAAQQNIPSTLLQDHENQRLFEMLGRKCWTLATAVVQLYLALPPGAEHWTKEHCGAVCFVKDNPQKSYFIRLYSLQAGRLLWEQELYSQLVYSTPTPFFHTFAGDDCQAGLNFADEGEAQAFRALVQEKIQKRNQRQSGDRRQLPPPPAPANEERRGGLPPLPPHPGGDQGGTPAGPLALGLVTVDIQNPDITSSRYRGLPAPGPGPADKKRSGKKKISKADIGAPCGFKHVSHVGWDPQNGFDVNNLDPDLRSLFSRAGISEAQLTDAETSKLIYDFIEDQGGLEAVRQEMRRQDPLPPPPPPSRGGNQPPRPPILGGNKGRSGPLPPVPLGGAPPPPIPRGPPPPGRGGPPPPPPPATGRSGPPPPPLPPGAGGPPLPPPPPPPPPPPPSSGDGPVPPPPPPALVPGGGMASGGGRGALLDQIRQGIQLNKTPGSLDSSAPQPPPQSSEGLVGALMHVMQKRSRAIHSSDEGEDQAGDEEEDDEWDD; the protein is encoded by the exons ATGAGTGGCGGAGGCAGGCCTGGGGGCCGGGGAGGACCCGCAGCTCAGCAGAACAtaccctccaccctcctccaggACCACGAGAACCAGCGGCTCTTCGAGATGCTTGGACGAAAATGTTGG ACCCTAGCCACTGCAGTTGTTCAGCTGTACCTGGCGCTGCCCCCTGGAGCTGAGCACTGGACCAAGGAGCATTGTGGGGCTGTGTGCTTCGTCAAGGATAACCCCCAGAAGTCCTACTTCATCCGCCTTTACAGCCTTCAG GCTGGCCGGCTGCTCTGGGAGCAGGAGCTGTACTCACAGCTGGTCTACTCTACTCCCACCCCCTTCTTCCACACCTTCGCCGGAGAT GACTGCCAAGCAGGGCTGAACTTTGCAGACGAGGGCGAGGCCCAGGCCTTCCGGGCCCTGGTGCAGGAGAAGATACAAAAAAGGAATCAGAGGCAAAGTGGAG ACAGACGCCAGCTACCCCCCCCACCAGCACCAGCCAATGAAG agagaagaggagggctcccgcccctgcccccacacccagGTGGAGACCAAGGGG GTACACCAGCTGGCCCACTGGCCCTGGGGctggtgacagtggacatccaGAACCCTGACATCACAAGTTCACGATACCGAGGACTCCCAGCACCTGGACCTGGCCCAGCTGATAAGAAACGTTCAGGGAAGAAGAAGATTAGCAAGGCTGATATTGGTGCACCTTGTGGATTCAA ACATGTCAGCCATGTAGGGTGGGACCCCCAGAATGGATTTGAC GTGAACAACCTCGACCCGGATCTGCGGAGTCTGTTCTCCAGGGCGGGAATCAGCGAGGCCCAGCTCACCGATGCTGAGACCTCCAAACTTATCTATGACTTCATTGAGGACCAGGGTGGGCTGGAGGCTGTGCGACAGGAGATGAGGCGCCAGG ATCCGCTTCCACCGCCCCCACCGCCATCCCGAGGAGGGAACCAGCCCCCACGGCCCCCTATTTTGGGGGGTAACAAGGGTCGTTCTGGTCCACTGCCCCCTGTACCTTTAGGGGGTGCTCCACCCCCACCAATACCCcggggacccccacccccaggccgaGGGGGCCCTCCACCACCGCCCCCTCCAGCCACTGGACGTTCTggaccacctcctcctcctctgcctcctggggctgggggcccgcccctgccaccaccacctccgccaccaccaccaccaccacccagctcAGGGGATGGgccagtccctcccccacccccacctgctttGGTGCCTGGGGGGGGCATGGCCTCtggtgggggtcggggggcaCTTTTGGATCAAATCCGGCAGGGAATTCAGCTGAACAAG ACCCCTGGGTCCCTCGACAGCTCAGCGCCGCAGCCGCCACCCCAGAGCTCAGAGGGGCTCGTGGGGGCCCTGATGCACGTGATGCAGAAGAGAAGCAGAGCCATCCACTCCTCGG ACGAAGGGGAGGACCAGGCCGGCGATGAGGAAGAGGATGATGAATGGGACGACTGA
- the SUV39H1 gene encoding histone-lysine N-methyltransferase SUV39H1 isoform X1 encodes MVGMRRLGNNRLAAPLTGCNVCCKSSWNQLQDLCRLAKLSCPALGISKRNLCDFEVEYLCDYKKIREQEYYLVKWRGYPDSESTWEPRQNLKCIRILKQFHKDLERELLRRHHRSKTPRHLDPSLANYLVQKAKQRRALRRWEKELNAKRSHLGRITVENEVDLDGPPRAFVYINEYRVGEGITLNQVAVGCECQDCLWAPTGGCCPGASLHKFAYNDQGQVRLRAGLPIYECNSRCRCGYDCPNRVVQKGIRYDLCIFRTDDGRGWGVRTLEKIRKNSFVMEYVGEIITSEEAERRGQIYDRQGATYLFDLDYVEDVYTVDAAYYGNISHFVNHSCDPNLQVYNVFIDNLDERLPRIAFFATRTIRAGEELTFDYNMQVDPVDMESTRMDSNFGLAGLPGSPKKRVRIECKCGTESCRKYLF; translated from the exons ATGGTGGGGATGCGTCGCCTTGGAAATAACAGACTGGCTGCCCCACTGACAG GCTGCAACGTGTGTTGCAAGTCTTCTTGGAATCAGCTGCAGGACCTATGCCGCCTGGCCAagctctcctgccctgccctcggTATCTCTAAGAGGAACCTCTGTGACTTTGAAGTCGAGTACCTGTGTGATTACAAGAAGATCCGC GAACAGGAATATTATCTGGTGAAGTGGCGTGGATACCCAGACTCAGAGAGCACCTGGGAGCCACGGCAGAATCTCAAGTGTATACGAATACTCAAGCAGTTCCACAAGGACTTAGAAAGGGAGCTGCTCCGGCGGCACCATCGGTCGAAGACCCCCCGGCACCTGGACCCAAGCTTGGCCAACTACCTGGTGCAGAAGGCCAAGCAGAGGCGGGCGCTCCGGCGCTGGGAGAAAGAGCTCAATGCCAAGCGTAGCCACCTGGGACGTATCACCGTGGAGAATGAGGTGGACCTGGACGGCCCCCCGAGGGCCTTTGTGTACATCAATGAGTACCGTGTTGGTGAAGGTATCACCCTCAACCAGGTGGCTGTGGGCTGTGAGTGCCAGGACTGTCTGTGGGCACCCACTGGAGGCTGCTGCCCAGGGGCGTCACTGCACAAGTTTGCCTACAATGACCAAGGCCAGGTACGGCTTCGAGCCGGGCTGCCCATCTACGAGTGCAACTCCCGCTGCCGCTGTGGGTATGACTGCCCCAATCGCGTAGTACAGAAGGGCATCCGCTATGACCTCTGCATCTTCCGCACGGATGATGGGCGTGGCTGGGGCGTCCGCACACTGGAGAAGATCCGCAAGAACAGCTTCGTCATGGAGTACGTCGGAGAG ATCATTACCTCAGAGGAGGCAGAGCGGCGGGGCCAGATCTATGACCGCCAGGGCGCCACCTACCTTTTCGACCTGGACTACGTGGAAGACGTGTATACCGTGGATGCCGCCTACTATGGCAACATCTCCCACTTCGTCAACCACAGT TGTGACCCCAACCTGCAGGTGTACAATGTCTTCATAGACAACCTTGATGAGCGGCTGCCCCGCATCGCTTTCTTTGCCACAAGAACCATCCGGGCAGGCGAGGAGCTCACCTTTGATTACAACATGCAAG TGGACCCCGTGGACATGGAGAGCACCCGCATGGACTCCAACTTTGGTCTGGCTGGGCTCCCTGGCTCCCCCAAGAAGCGGGTCCGTATTGAATGCAAGTGTGGGACTGAATCCTGCCGCAAATACCTCTTCTAG
- the SUV39H1 gene encoding histone-lysine N-methyltransferase SUV39H1 isoform X2 has translation MAENLKGCNVCCKSSWNQLQDLCRLAKLSCPALGISKRNLCDFEVEYLCDYKKIREQEYYLVKWRGYPDSESTWEPRQNLKCIRILKQFHKDLERELLRRHHRSKTPRHLDPSLANYLVQKAKQRRALRRWEKELNAKRSHLGRITVENEVDLDGPPRAFVYINEYRVGEGITLNQVAVGCECQDCLWAPTGGCCPGASLHKFAYNDQGQVRLRAGLPIYECNSRCRCGYDCPNRVVQKGIRYDLCIFRTDDGRGWGVRTLEKIRKNSFVMEYVGEIITSEEAERRGQIYDRQGATYLFDLDYVEDVYTVDAAYYGNISHFVNHSCDPNLQVYNVFIDNLDERLPRIAFFATRTIRAGEELTFDYNMQVDPVDMESTRMDSNFGLAGLPGSPKKRVRIECKCGTESCRKYLF, from the exons ATGGCGGAAAATTTAAAAG GCTGCAACGTGTGTTGCAAGTCTTCTTGGAATCAGCTGCAGGACCTATGCCGCCTGGCCAagctctcctgccctgccctcggTATCTCTAAGAGGAACCTCTGTGACTTTGAAGTCGAGTACCTGTGTGATTACAAGAAGATCCGC GAACAGGAATATTATCTGGTGAAGTGGCGTGGATACCCAGACTCAGAGAGCACCTGGGAGCCACGGCAGAATCTCAAGTGTATACGAATACTCAAGCAGTTCCACAAGGACTTAGAAAGGGAGCTGCTCCGGCGGCACCATCGGTCGAAGACCCCCCGGCACCTGGACCCAAGCTTGGCCAACTACCTGGTGCAGAAGGCCAAGCAGAGGCGGGCGCTCCGGCGCTGGGAGAAAGAGCTCAATGCCAAGCGTAGCCACCTGGGACGTATCACCGTGGAGAATGAGGTGGACCTGGACGGCCCCCCGAGGGCCTTTGTGTACATCAATGAGTACCGTGTTGGTGAAGGTATCACCCTCAACCAGGTGGCTGTGGGCTGTGAGTGCCAGGACTGTCTGTGGGCACCCACTGGAGGCTGCTGCCCAGGGGCGTCACTGCACAAGTTTGCCTACAATGACCAAGGCCAGGTACGGCTTCGAGCCGGGCTGCCCATCTACGAGTGCAACTCCCGCTGCCGCTGTGGGTATGACTGCCCCAATCGCGTAGTACAGAAGGGCATCCGCTATGACCTCTGCATCTTCCGCACGGATGATGGGCGTGGCTGGGGCGTCCGCACACTGGAGAAGATCCGCAAGAACAGCTTCGTCATGGAGTACGTCGGAGAG ATCATTACCTCAGAGGAGGCAGAGCGGCGGGGCCAGATCTATGACCGCCAGGGCGCCACCTACCTTTTCGACCTGGACTACGTGGAAGACGTGTATACCGTGGATGCCGCCTACTATGGCAACATCTCCCACTTCGTCAACCACAGT TGTGACCCCAACCTGCAGGTGTACAATGTCTTCATAGACAACCTTGATGAGCGGCTGCCCCGCATCGCTTTCTTTGCCACAAGAACCATCCGGGCAGGCGAGGAGCTCACCTTTGATTACAACATGCAAG TGGACCCCGTGGACATGGAGAGCACCCGCATGGACTCCAACTTTGGTCTGGCTGGGCTCCCTGGCTCCCCCAAGAAGCGGGTCCGTATTGAATGCAAGTGTGGGACTGAATCCTGCCGCAAATACCTCTTCTAG